The Zeugodacus cucurbitae isolate PBARC_wt_2022May chromosome 4, idZeuCucr1.2, whole genome shotgun sequence genome includes the window atttttcttttttcatttttattgtatttttgaaaaaaaaaattgcattttgtatttattgtatacTACGCCGCAAAActcttatatttaaatactttattttgtaaaaaagtggcATCATTTACTTATCTTTTAacctaatttataatttaatttctaaattcaAATCTAAGGGCGGAACCAGCACCAGCAGCCGATGCACCACCAGCTGAGGGTGCCGCAGGTGAGGGCGGTGATGGCGAGATTGTCGGTGGACCGCGCAATCCTCAACAGATTGCAGCACAAAAACGGTTACAGCAGACGCAGGCACAAGTCGATGAGGTGAGTAGGAGTGCGTTAAGATGTTAAGATATataatagttatatatatatacagttgaacttccccgACTCGAATGAccataattgataaaaaaaaacttcgagtttgaTAGACGTCCGAGTTACggaacgaaatttgtatgaaatttgacttctattgccaattcaaatgttcgagttatggagaacttcgagttatagaagttaaaCTGATGTAATTGCTTTAGGACCTTCTTTATGTTATTGAAAGCCTGTTGCAGAgctttatgaattttaaaatcaaatatgaGATGTGCCGGATCTTAGTCCTCTCTTTTTCGTCTAAGAATAACGACGGTTACAGGGTCCATATGAAAAATTCCACGTAAATAAAGTTCATCTCTGAATTTTAATATCCGCCGTAGTTTATTGTCTCCAATTTTTCATAAAGTTGGAAGTCACCGTCAAAACTGATACCCAAAAGTGCTACCATTGAGAGGCGAACTTATCTTGCGGCGCtatttcaaaactatttctTTCCACTTCTCTCTTCTGGTTCTTACTTTCAATCGACTTTGAACCAGCAGTTTCTCTGAGACCATCTGTTTCTCCAACTTTACCCGTTATAAACTATAGTAAGGACCTCATAAAGGATTTAAGAGGCTACACCAGTGTAACCCTTGacaaaattaggcgattttcgtgacatttttttaaggaaatactcgatcgaatgtttcgaagtttttttttggatagAATAAGATATATTtgcagctatattttaagatttacaaaaattttgaaaaattacggAGTTATGCGCTGTCTCCGGGGGTGCtgaagatatttcctatacaatgaacgatatcaaaaattaacaaaatggcgtagttcagAAAAAGAGtagtttttttggtaaaaaattgttgttttttaatgtcaaattgACATTTTGACCAATTGACCAATCAAAAAAACTTAGGTCAAtgtacaataaatatgtatattcaataatactcagtttcaatttggtaaatcggtaaatttctcgttgagtcTCGTTGAGTTGtcaactattttaaaaaatgttgtttcgagaaaaacgtggTTAAAGTTCCAATTATAGCGGTTTATACCTGATTGCGATCGCTATTTAGAACGCTTCCATTcataaactattcaagatacggtcgatttcacagaatatttttgcatgtataaactatcgaataagcatacaaataataattttatgagagtggtacactggtatagccccttaacctCTTAAATTCAGTCGgagaaaatgaataataaatggAATTGAAATTCATGCATAGACATATTTCTCGAAGATCCGACGACGTCTGTAGCCTCCAATCTTGCAATATATCCTCATGGAGTTTTATCAGGGATAAGAAACTTTCGAAGCATTTAGTCGAGGTATTTCAACGGTTCAAAACGTATTCGTAATTGGGCATAATGTTACGTAACTCATTGAGAGCAAGCTCAACCTGAATGAGTCTTTCACTGCCGCCGTAAACTTTCTGAAACTCTTACTTTTGGATTCACTCAATAACATTCCGTGTCCACAGGTCGTCGATATTATGCGAACAAATGTGGAGAAGGTGCTTGAGAGAGATCAAAAGCTATCGGAATTGGACGATCGAGCTGATGCCTTACAACAGGGTGCTTCGCAATTTGAGCAGCAAGCTGGTAAACTAAAACGAAAATTCTGGTTGCAAAACTTGAAGGTACAGTTACAATTAGCTAATGAAGTcacaagtatttattttattttttctacttaTTCGCCACAGATGATGATTATTATGGGCGTCATTGGACTGGTCGTTGTGGGCATTATTGCAAGTAAGTGTATAGAAATAAAGTGTGAGTTCTATAAACTATAGCTGTTGACAAACTCTATGAATAATGTTTATTAACttacaaaattttagtttcAATATTTAATGCCTGAACTTGGCACACACTTATACTTATACctacctatacatatatattttaataattatttttaatagtgcctcttgaaatgttaaaaatgttaaactttgcacaaattatttatgaaaaaaaaaaaataattttcaacacttttaactaataaactaaatagTTTTAAACTCTCCTAGTAAACTACTTAAACACACACCTAACTGATTGAACAGCACATTTAATTTACCAGCATCTTTTCAGCACAAATTTCGATTGCACCAAAGCGAAAACTATGTTTtctaataattgaaaattcgaataaaaaaattcttataatTATAGAAAATCAATTATTTGCTAAACACAACTACACAAATCATCACTGTCATGACATACgcatactttttgttgttgtatactatttttaatattttattaattatcgatataaatatattatatataattttctgttTTACTTTTGTAGGTAATTTTATGTAGAGTGCTagagaatattataaaaaaaaagaaaaaaattttccgaaaaattcgaaattatttgcAATCCAAAATTCGAAGTCGAATTGAACAATgtgtgatgtatgtatgtattatgtacatatttaccaaCGGTATCATGTGAAAATGTGAAgtgaaatcataaaataaaatataagtagaaacagctcagaaaaaaaatttgtacaaaattctacaaaaacacaaaaattgtcAATTACTGCGCTTACACcaccacacatatacatacaaacatacctacatgtatgtatgtgtatgtaagtgcaTATATGCAAAACCCACCAAGGCACCAATCGGTATGCGGAAATtaagcaaattcaaaattacaacaactctAATCAGTTCTAATTGACCGATAATTGAGTAGATGAAATTGTCATTAATCCATGCCATCAAACACATCGTCGGTATCACCGTGCAATCATAAAAAATGTCAATTGGCCAACGCACCAGGTTCGATATCAGCGAAATTCTTGTTAagcgcatacatacatttgacgAGCAGACGTCGAACGCTTCAGTAATGTGTAGTTGAGTTTAATTGTGCAATTGCTTTTGGTTCattagttatttatatttttatgtatggtACACTTAAAAGAAGATGGCAACACTGTCACTGTTGAGACTTGTGAAGTTTGAAAAGTTTGTTTTTGACTTTGGAGGCTTGTTGATATCGCAAAAGAAGACGCGGTTTAATAGAAgttaaaagttttattaagcATATGAGCATCgaatcctaaaagtatgcaatgtagTACATAGTATCTGAAAAATTGAAGCTATTGAACTTAGAATAACAGTAGTATTCCCAAAAGAACTATGACCGTCTAGCTGAACACAAAATCAAAGAAATGTAGAGAAAACCGCCTTCTTGACCAAGGTAGATACTTTAACTAACAACTCGACCTCGATCTCTTTAATACCCAAACTCAAATGGTTATGCTTTATTAATGCAGCATTATTTTGTATCCACACATAAGTATATAGAAGTTTGTATTCATTCGATTACATTGCTATATAATTTGAAGCTATAAGGTTTaacaacaccaggagattgcGAATACGATTCCCCAAtagatgacgatggaacagatgttccattacccgaccatgaagaagttcgaatagcaattacccgcttgaagaacaacaaagcgtcaggggccgata containing:
- the LOC105221107 gene encoding neuronal synaptobrevin isoform X6: MGKKDKKKEEAEPAPAADAPPAEGAAGEGGDGEIVGGPRNPQQIAAQKRLQQTQAQVDEVVDIMRTNVEKVLERDQKLSELDDRADALQQGASQFEQQAGKLKRKFWLQNLKMMIIMGVIGLVVVGIIAKKDED
- the LOC105221107 gene encoding neuronal synaptobrevin isoform X5, translating into MGKKDKKKEEAEPAPAADAPPAEGAAGEGGDGEIVGGPRNPQQIAAQKRLQQTQAQVDEVVDIMRTNVEKVLERDQKLSELDDRADALQQGASQFEQQAGKLKRKFWLQNLKMMIIMGVIGLVVVGIIANKLGLIGGETQPQYPQYPQYMPPPPPQQQAQAPAGGTSSLVDGGSAGNKEQHGAV
- the LOC105221107 gene encoding neuronal synaptobrevin isoform X7, translating into MGKKDKKKEEAEPAPAADAPPAEGAAGEGGDGEIVGGPRNPQQIAAQKRLQQTQAQVDEVVDIMRTNVEKVLERDQKLSELDDRADALQQGASQFEQQAGKLKRKFWLQNLKMMIIMGVIGLVVVGIIASNFM